Proteins encoded by one window of Amaranthus tricolor cultivar Red isolate AtriRed21 chromosome 4, ASM2621246v1, whole genome shotgun sequence:
- the LOC130810884 gene encoding uncharacterized protein LOC130810884 has translation MNVGQFVQSGRGKNKRSWNKSEKECLINGLLEMSADPSWKVDGGFKGGFKNKLEEKLNEKFPGCGLKAIPHIESKIKWFKDKYNVLTEMFRTSGFSWDNEKNMIVCERNAQGLWNVPFPFYDQLSVIFGADRATGVQSETFVEAVDNQEKETIELDKGGSDEDDEFDDNESVNQSKQSTPSEPSSKKAKKEKAPNEQGRKRKKPEVVDLTSSFNNMSSSFSNHMNEMNKHMSTIASAFSTTQLHEQAIMARKEVEENQKKNFS, from the exons ATGAATGTTGGTCAATTTGTTCAAAGTGGAAGAGGAAAAAACAAGCGATCATGGAATAAATCTGAGAAAGAGTGTTTGATTAATGGTTTGTTGGAGATGAGTGCCGATCCTTCATGGAAAGTTGATGGAGGTTTCAAAGGTGGTTTCAAGAATAAGTTAGAGGAGAAATTGAATGAGAAGTTTCCCGGGTGTGGGTTGAAAGCTATTCCCCATattgaatcaaaaatcaaatggtTTAAGGATAAATATAATGTGCTAACTGAAATGTTTCGCACTTCTGGTTTTTCTTGGGATAATGAAAAGAATATGATTGTTTGTGAAAG AAATGCTCAAGGATTATGGAATGTTCCTTTTCCATTTTATGATCAACTGTCAGTTATCTTTGGTGCCGATCGAGCTACTGGAGTGCAATCTGAGACTTTTGTCGAAGCTGTTGACAATCAAGAGAAAGAGACCATTGAACTAGATAAGGGTGGtagtgatgaagatgatgaatttgatgataatGAGTCCGTCAACCAATCAAAACAATCAACTCCAAGTGAACCTTCTTCAAAGAAAGCCAAAAAAGAAAAGGCtccaaatgaacaaggaaggaaaaggaagaagcCGGAGGTTGTGGACTTAACTTCTTCTTTTAATAATATGTCTTCTAGCTTTTCAAATCATATGAATGAGATGAACAAGCACATGTCTACCATTGCAAGTGCCTTCTCTACTACACAACTACATGAACAAGCTATCATGGCTCGTAAAGAAGTtgaggaaaatcaaaaaaaaaattttagttag
- the LOC130810885 gene encoding uncharacterized protein LOC130810885, with translation MKHFKARNVIERCFGLLKERWGILRTPTFFPIRTHRHIVQACVLLHNLIRKHMPTDYTMFWDSDSEEGESDDEGLDDEVELITQIDTTDAWTTYRNSLAQNMYNNWRLRHSSQT, from the coding sequence ATGAAACATTTTAAGGCAAGAAATGTTATTGAGAGATGTTTTGGACTATTAAAAGAAAGGTGGGGTATTCTTAGGACCCCAACCTTCTTTCCAATACGTACTCATAGACATATAGTTCAAGCATGTGTACTATTACACAATCTTATTCGAAAACATATGCCAACAGATTACACAATGTTTTGGGATTCCGATAGTGAAGAAggtgaaagtgatgatgagggcCTAGATGATGAAGTTGAGTTGATTACTCAAATAGATACTACGGATGCTTGGACTACTTATCGGAATAGCTTAGCACAAAATATGTATAATAATTGGAGACTTAGGCATAGTAGCCAAACATAA